From one Luteolibacter sp. Y139 genomic stretch:
- a CDS encoding GbsR/MarR family transcriptional regulator, whose amino-acid sequence MSKDAMILKQARDEFVAQWGAMGSQWGINRTMAQIHALLMTAPEPVSTDEVMVELQISRGNAHTNLKELVTWGLVRIIVKKGERREFFEAEKDVWQIFTIVTRERKKREIEPALGMLNQCSEATRELSSPEGKAFHTQIRQLEEFVGFASKVADKVGGMKHGFAIQLAAKLLG is encoded by the coding sequence ATGAGCAAGGACGCGATGATCTTGAAGCAAGCGCGCGACGAATTCGTGGCCCAGTGGGGAGCGATGGGATCGCAGTGGGGGATCAACCGGACGATGGCCCAGATTCACGCCCTGCTGATGACGGCACCGGAGCCGGTGAGCACCGACGAGGTGATGGTCGAACTCCAGATCAGCCGCGGCAACGCCCACACCAATCTCAAGGAACTGGTGACGTGGGGACTGGTCCGGATTATCGTGAAAAAGGGCGAACGGCGTGAGTTTTTCGAAGCGGAGAAGGATGTTTGGCAGATTTTCACGATCGTGACCCGGGAGCGGAAGAAGCGGGAGATCGAACCCGCGCTGGGGATGCTCAATCAATGTTCCGAGGCGACCCGCGAGCTATCCTCACCTGAGGGAAAGGCATTTCATACCCAGATCCGGCAGCTGGAGGAATTCGTGGGCTTTGCCTCCAAGGTGGCGGATAAGGTGGGGGGGATGAAGCACGGCTTCGCGATCCAACTTGCCGCGAAATTGTTGGGATGA
- a CDS encoding TIGR01777 family oxidoreductase, with product MNPQIVIFGANGFLGRYFARHYQGQGREVVCVARHREGWSGDGMFLEWDGRTMGPWALALEGAERVINLAGRSVNCRYDARNRRQIMESRVDSTRVIGKAIAACKVPPKLWMNSSTATFYRHAEDRPQDEWEGEPGEGFSVDVARAWEEAFFAAAVPGATRKVALRTGMVLAYEDGTVFEVLRHLTRRGLGGRMGKGDQRVSWIHMEDFIAAIEFIAAEPWRDGVYNLTAPEHPTNRELMQTFREQQGAPFGLPATRWMLEIGAQVMKTETELVTKSRWADPRRLREEGFRWRWPKLETALADLEARHGLEGFFYQPDHRSAGVRVWTPGKKAAAGSR from the coding sequence ATGAATCCTCAGATTGTGATATTCGGGGCGAATGGTTTCCTGGGTCGCTATTTTGCGCGCCACTATCAGGGACAAGGCCGGGAAGTGGTGTGCGTGGCCCGCCATCGCGAGGGGTGGAGTGGAGACGGGATGTTCCTGGAATGGGATGGCCGGACCATGGGCCCCTGGGCGCTGGCACTGGAAGGTGCGGAACGGGTGATCAATCTTGCCGGGCGCAGCGTGAACTGCCGCTACGATGCCCGCAACCGCAGGCAGATCATGGAGTCGCGCGTCGACTCGACCCGGGTGATCGGGAAAGCAATCGCTGCTTGCAAGGTGCCGCCGAAGCTGTGGATGAACTCGAGCACGGCGACCTTTTATCGTCACGCGGAGGATCGCCCGCAAGACGAGTGGGAGGGAGAGCCGGGCGAGGGGTTTTCGGTCGACGTGGCGCGCGCGTGGGAGGAGGCGTTTTTTGCTGCTGCGGTGCCGGGCGCGACCCGCAAGGTGGCGCTGCGCACCGGGATGGTGCTGGCTTACGAGGACGGCACAGTGTTCGAAGTGCTGCGGCACCTGACCCGGCGCGGACTGGGCGGACGGATGGGGAAGGGGGACCAGCGGGTGAGCTGGATTCACATGGAAGACTTCATCGCGGCCATCGAATTCATCGCCGCGGAGCCGTGGCGGGATGGGGTCTATAACCTGACCGCTCCGGAACACCCCACCAACCGCGAGCTGATGCAGACTTTCCGCGAGCAGCAGGGGGCGCCCTTCGGTCTGCCCGCGACCCGTTGGATGCTGGAGATCGGAGCGCAGGTGATGAAGACCGAGACCGAACTCGTGACGAAGAGCCGTTGGGCGGACCCGCGACGCTTGCGGGAGGAGGGCTTCCGCTGGCGCTGGCCGAAGCTGGAGACCGCGCTTGCAGATCTGGAGGCGCGGCATGGCCTGGAGGGATTCTTCTATCAACCCGACCACCGCTCGGCCGGGGTGCGGGTCTGGACGCCGGGAAAGAAGGCTGCGGCTGGAAGCCGGTGA